The following nucleotide sequence is from Pseudomonas putida S13.1.2.
GCCAGCACGTCGACCTTGAGCAGGCCGACCATGTCCAGGTCGTCCTTGTCCCACTGGATCACAGTGCGCTCCGCCATCGCGGCATTTTCCACCGGCACCAGCTGGTCGAGTGGCTGCTGGGAGATGACAAAGCCGCCCGGGTGCTGCGACAGGTGCCGGGGGAAGCCGATCAGCTCGCCAGCCAGCACCAGCACCCGCCGCAGTGAAGGGCTGCCGGCCTCAAAGCCGGCCTCGGCCAGGCGCTGGTCATCGGGAATGCGGTCGCTCCAGCGACCACAGCACTTGGCCAGGGCATCCACCTGGTCCACCGGCAAACCCAATACCCGCGCCACATCGCGCACCGCACCCGCGGCGTGGTAGGTGTTGACCACCGCCGTCAGCGCCGCACGGTGTCGGCCATAGCGGCGAAACACATACTGGATCACTTCTTCGCGCCGGTCGTGCTCGAAGTCCACGTCAATATCAGGCGGCTCGTTGCGTTCACGCGACAGGAAGCGCTCGAACAGCAGGCGATGCTGCATGGGGTCGAGCTCGGTAATGCCCAGCACGAAACACACCACCGAGTTGGCCGCCGAACCGCGGCCTTGGCACAGAATGCGCTCACGGCGGGCGAAGGCGACGATGTCGTGCACGGTCAGGAAGTAACTTTCGTAACCCAGTTCTTCGATCAGCGCCAACTCCGTGGCCAGCACCTCACGCACCTTGTCACTCGGCCCGCCTGGCCAGCGTAGCGGCAAGCCTTGCTCGCACAGTTCACGCAACCAGCTTGCCGGGGTATGGCCCTGGGGCACCAGTTCGCGCGGGTACTGGTATTTCAACTCGCTCAGGTCAAATTGGCAGCGCTCGGCAATGGCCAGGGTCTCGGCCAGCAGGTCGGCAGGATAGAGTTCGCCCAACTGTGCCTGGCTGCGCAGGTGCCGCTCGCCATTGGCAAACAGAAAGCGCCCGGCCTCGGCGACCTGGCAGTGCTGGCGGATGGCGGTCATGCAGTCCTGCAAGGCACGGCGACCGCGCACATGCATGTGCACATCGCCACAAGCCACGGCGCGGATACCCACTTCAGCCGCCAGGCCTCGCAAGCCTTGCAGGCGCAGGGCATCGTCACTGCCCCGGTGCAGGTGCACGGCCAGCCACAGGCGTTCGCCGAACACACTGCGTAACCACTCACCCGTGGCAGTGTCGGCGCAGTCATCGGCCACCCATAGCGCCAGCAGGCCTTGATGGTGTTGTTGCAGGTCGTCGCGAAACAGCTGGTACTCGCCCTTGTGCGCCCGCCGGCGGGCCCGCGTGATCAGCGCGCACAAACTCTGGTAACCGGCAAGGTTCTCTACCAGCAGCACCAGCTTGGGGCCGCCCTGCAGAAGCACCTCGCTGCCCACGATCAGCCGCAGTTGGTGCTCTTTGGCAGCCTGCCAGGCCCGAACAATGCCAGCCAGGGTGCATTCGTCAGTGATCGCCAGGGCCTGGTAGCCCTGCTCATGCGCGCGCCGGAACAGCTCGTCAGCGCTCGACGCCCCGCGCTGGAAGCTGAAGTTGGACAGGCAATGCAGCTCGGCATAACCCGGCGTGTTCATGCGAACCAGCCCTGCAGCCACAGCGGGCCGGCCTGGCCCAGGTCGCGGTAGGCCCAGCCGCGCAGGCCATCAGGGGTTTCGATGCGGTAGTAGTCGCGGCGCACGTCGCCGCCATCCCACCAGCCCGACTCGATGCGTTCGGCCTGGCCCTGTACCTGATAGCGGGTGGCGTCCAGCGCCATCGGGGCTGGCAGCAGCCAGCCCGGGCGAGTGCCCGGGGCAACCGGCATGCTGCCTTGGGCGCCTTGCTCTGCCAGTTGCCATGCGCATTCGGGGCGATGATCGGCTGCCGCGCTCAGGCCCTTGACGGCCTCATCCCCCAGGCGCGCGCGCAGCCGCTCGCGCAACTGTTCCCAGGGTTGTGCCTGCTGCGCACGTGGGTCGAATAACGCCTGGTGTTGCGGGACAAAGGGTGGCAGGTCCTCGGCAACCAGCCGCAGGTTGCGCACGGGTGCGGGGATGCGCAGCGGCTCCAGGCGCCCACGGGCCAGTTCGAACAGCATGGCGGCATCGCGTTCGGCCGCCAGCAGGCCCACCTTGAGCAGGGTGTCCGGCCCTTCGGCATGTTCCAGGTGCAGGCAAAAGCGCTGCACGCCACAGTCGCGCCCGCCAAGGAATGCGGCAAGGTCGTTGAGCATGCGCCGCAGCGGGAACAACAGCGCCTGGTGCGACTCGACGTCGAAGTTGAGCTCCAGTCGGGTTTCGAAGCGGTCCGGTGGCTGGTAGAAGTCCAGCCCCGGTTTACGCAGGCCAAGCAACTGGTCGAGGTGCAACTGCACCTGGGCTGGAAAGCGCCTGGCCAATGTATCGCGCGGCAAGGACAGTACCTGGCCCAGTTGACGCAGGCCCATGCGGGCGAACGCTTCGGCGGCGTCTGCCGGCAGGCCGATACGGCCGATGGGCATGCCTAGCAGTGCCGCACGGGTGGCGTCGGCATCGCCCACGGCCAAGCCATCATGACCATTGGCAAGCATGCGCGCCGCTACCGGGTTGCTGGCCAAAACGATGCGTTGGCGCAGGCCCAAATCTGCCAGCTCCTGACGCAGACGTGCCTCGAACAAGGGCCAAGGGCCGAACAGTTGCAGGCTGGAGCCTACTTCCAGGAGCAACGCCCGCGGGTAATGCAGGCTGACCTGGGCACTGAAGCGATAGGCCCAGGCCGCCAGCAATTGCTGCACCTGCTCGATACGCCTGGGATCGGCTTCGACGCAGGTGAAACCCTCCGCCAAGGCACGTGCCGCTGTAAGAGTCTGCCCTGCCCGCAACCCGAGTGCGGCCGCTGCCGGGCTGACCGCTTGCAATACCCGTCGCTGGGTAGGCCCGCCAAGCAGCACCAAGGGAGTGTCGGGGTCGTCACGCTCACGCAGGACCGTGTCCAGCGCCAGCTGCGGGAGCAGAATGCAGGCCCAGAGCATGGTGCATCAGCCCCGCCCCGGGCAGGCGATGGGCAGCGCCGGCGGCATGCCGCCCCGGCTTTTCAGCACACGCCACTGCGCGGGACGGGTGTCGACGGCAATGCGCAGCGCTGCTGGCGATGGGTTGTGAGCTGCCTGATGCGGCCGGCAAGCGAATGCCAGCGCCTGGCCGGTTTCCGCGGCCACCTGCAAACGCCGCAAGGCCCGATCATCGGCACGTTCAGGCCAGCACAGCACCGCCGCGCAACTGCCCGAGCGCAGGCACTGCTCGGCGGCCCACAGGGCATCGGCAGGGGCGGCGTCCACCTGCACCAGCCAGCGCAAGTCGACGCCCGCTGCCTGCCAGGCCGGCGCATAAGGAATGAAGGGCGGCGCCACCAGCACCACCCGGCTGCCTTCTGCACTCAGCCGGGCCAATGTGGGCCACAGCAGTTGCAATTCGCCGCAACCGGGGCTGGCCAGCAGCAACTCGCTAAGTGCCGCCGCCGGCCAGCCGCCTTCAGGCAGGCGCTCGTCAAGGGCAGCATGGCCGGTCGGCTGTAAACCGAGTGGCCGGGCCTGGGCCTGCCGGCCGCGCCATACACGGCGCTGGTCCAGCAGCCTGTCGAGGTCGACCACCGCGCCCATCAGTCACGCCTCAGCAAGCCGCAGAACACGCCTTCGATGAAAAACGCCTGGTCGGGCGTGACATCGATGGGTGCATAGGCTGGGTTGCGTGGCAACAGCCGGTAACCGCTGTCCAGGCGTTGCAGGCGCTTGATGGTCACTTCGCCGTCCAGGCGCGCCACCACGATCTGGCCATCGCGGGCGTCGGCCTGTTGCAGGATGCCGACCAGGTCACCGTCGAAGATGCCGTCGTCGACCATCGAATCGCCACGCACTTTAAGCAGGTAGTCAGGGGTGCGGCGGAACAGGCTGGGGTCGATCAGCAGCTGTTCGTGGATATCGAGGTCCGGGCCGATGGGGGCGCCAGCCGCCACCTGGCCAAGCACCGGCACTTCGAGGATTTCTGGCCGACGCAGCGGTTCGGCCAGGCGAATGCCCCGCGCCTGGTTCGGCGTGACATCGATATAACCGGCCTGGCACAAGGCGGTGATGTGCTTGCGCGCAACGCTGCGCGAAGCAAAACCGAAGCGCGTGGCGATATCGGCCAGGCTCGGTGGCTGTCCTAGATCGGCAATGCGCTCGCGGATGAATTCGAAAATGGCGCGGCG
It contains:
- a CDS encoding error-prone DNA polymerase — its product is MNTPGYAELHCLSNFSFQRGASSADELFRRAHEQGYQALAITDECTLAGIVRAWQAAKEHQLRLIVGSEVLLQGGPKLVLLVENLAGYQSLCALITRARRRAHKGEYQLFRDDLQQHHQGLLALWVADDCADTATGEWLRSVFGERLWLAVHLHRGSDDALRLQGLRGLAAEVGIRAVACGDVHMHVRGRRALQDCMTAIRQHCQVAEAGRFLFANGERHLRSQAQLGELYPADLLAETLAIAERCQFDLSELKYQYPRELVPQGHTPASWLRELCEQGLPLRWPGGPSDKVREVLATELALIEELGYESYFLTVHDIVAFARRERILCQGRGSAANSVVCFVLGITELDPMQHRLLFERFLSRERNEPPDIDVDFEHDRREEVIQYVFRRYGRHRAALTAVVNTYHAAGAVRDVARVLGLPVDQVDALAKCCGRWSDRIPDDQRLAEAGFEAGSPSLRRVLVLAGELIGFPRHLSQHPGGFVISQQPLDQLVPVENAAMAERTVIQWDKDDLDMVGLLKVDVLALGMLSALRRCFDLLQRHRGQQLTLATIPGEDPATYAMISRAETMGVFQIESRAQMAMLPRLRPNTFYDLVIEVAIVRPGPIQGDMVHPYLRRRLKQEPVTYPSPQLKEVFERTLGVPLFQEQVMELAMVAADYTPGEADQLRRNMAAWKRHGGLEPHRERLVQGMLRNGYDLAFAERIFEQIKGFGSYGFPESHAASFALLCYASSWLKCHEPAIFTCALVNSWPMGFYSPDQLLQDARRQGIEVRPVDVCHSEWDCTLEPDAEGTLAIRMGLRLVRGLAEADARRLEQARAQRPWRDVEDLCLRAGLDARARARLADGGALRALASDRHQARWQVAAVQPQLPLFADVQAVPETPVDLPVPTVGEDLMADYQALGTTLGPHPLALLRARLRALGCRSSSELQGVEHGDTIAVAGLVVGRQRPQTASGVTFVTLEDEHGMVNVVVWRDIAERQRRALVGSQLLKVSGRLEQENGVRHLIARRLEDVTPLLQGLDVRSRDFH
- a CDS encoding Y-family DNA polymerase, with translation MLWACILLPQLALDTVLRERDDPDTPLVLLGGPTQRRVLQAVSPAAAALGLRAGQTLTAARALAEGFTCVEADPRRIEQVQQLLAAWAYRFSAQVSLHYPRALLLEVGSSLQLFGPWPLFEARLRQELADLGLRQRIVLASNPVAARMLANGHDGLAVGDADATRAALLGMPIGRIGLPADAAEAFARMGLRQLGQVLSLPRDTLARRFPAQVQLHLDQLLGLRKPGLDFYQPPDRFETRLELNFDVESHQALLFPLRRMLNDLAAFLGGRDCGVQRFCLHLEHAEGPDTLLKVGLLAAERDAAMLFELARGRLEPLRIPAPVRNLRLVAEDLPPFVPQHQALFDPRAQQAQPWEQLRERLRARLGDEAVKGLSAAADHRPECAWQLAEQGAQGSMPVAPGTRPGWLLPAPMALDATRYQVQGQAERIESGWWDGGDVRRDYYRIETPDGLRGWAYRDLGQAGPLWLQGWFA
- the imuA gene encoding translesion DNA synthesis-associated protein ImuA; its protein translation is MGAVVDLDRLLDQRRVWRGRQAQARPLGLQPTGHAALDERLPEGGWPAAALSELLLASPGCGELQLLWPTLARLSAEGSRVVLVAPPFIPYAPAWQAAGVDLRWLVQVDAAPADALWAAEQCLRSGSCAAVLCWPERADDRALRRLQVAAETGQALAFACRPHQAAHNPSPAALRIAVDTRPAQWRVLKSRGGMPPALPIACPGRG
- the lexA gene encoding transcriptional repressor LexA, yielding MCSMDNLTPKRRAIFEFIRERIADLGQPPSLADIATRFGFASRSVARKHITALCQAGYIDVTPNQARGIRLAEPLRRPEILEVPVLGQVAAGAPIGPDLDIHEQLLIDPSLFRRTPDYLLKVRGDSMVDDGIFDGDLVGILQQADARDGQIVVARLDGEVTIKRLQRLDSGYRLLPRNPAYAPIDVTPDQAFFIEGVFCGLLRRD